The Marinobacter bohaiensis genome segment TTTACTTTCGAGCCGCGCTGGCTGAATCCGCCCACCATCGAACGCGCCGAGACGGCCGAGGTGGAAGGCCGCTGGTTTGTCGAGGGCGAAGGCGAGGCCGAACAGCGCATGCATTGTTTCGCCTTTCTCGAGGATTCCCAGGAAATTCTCTGGACCAACGGCGAGGGTGTCAAACTCGGCCTGATGACGTGGCAGGCTTTCCAGGACGACCTGGCGGCGGGTCGCCTGCGTCCTTTGCCGGCCATCTACCCGTTTGCCGAGGTGGTTAGCGAGACGCTGGACAAGCTGGAGCAGGTGCTGCGCAGCCAGGTCGAAAAGCGTCGCGAGGCCCGGGCGAAGGCCGAAGCCCAGGCCGAGAAGGTGCGTCGCGAGCGCGCCGAGGCCGAGAAACGGCGCCAGGAAGAGGCGGAACGTGTCGCCCGGGAGCAGCAACAGGCCCGGGAACGTGAGGAAGCCGCAGCGCGGGAGAAGCAGGCGGCCGAGGAGGAAAAGCGCAACGCCGAGCGATTGGCGACCGTTCGGGAGCAGGTGGATTCCCTCAAACTGGGTAACTGGATTACCCTGGCGCCGGATCCGGACTCGCCCAGCGATGAACCGCGCAAGCTGAAACTGGCTGTCCGGCTCAACGCCACTGGCAAGCTGATCTTCGTCGACCGGTTGGGTCTGAACCGGACGGAAATGACCACCGATACCCTGGTCAAGTGTATTCTGAGCAACCAGGCACGCCTGATGAGCAGTGAGGCGGATTTCGAGGATACCTTGTCCCGGGTCGTGGGAAGAATCAGGGTGGGGCGATAATGGCGATCGGAGACTATGAATTCGGCCACTACGAATTCGGCGATGGTCCGGAAACCGACCACGAGCAGCGCCGCGAGTTTCGCCTCAGTGGCCGGGTCAGCGTTCACCTGGAGCTGGAATCGGCGGGGCCGACAGACGCCACGGACGCGCCACGGGCACTGTCCTGCTATACCGTGGATCTGTCCGCCCGGGGTATCCGTGTCGCGGCCTCGGAGCCGGTCCCGGAAGGGGCCATTCTTCCCGCGGTGGTGACGCTGAAGCGCGCCGCTGACGAAGCCGTCTATCGGTTAATGGTCGAGGTGGTTTGGTGTCGTCGCGAAGACGAGCGCGGCT includes the following:
- a CDS encoding PilZ domain-containing protein; this translates as MAIGDYEFGHYEFGDGPETDHEQRREFRLSGRVSVHLELESAGPTDATDAPRALSCYTVDLSARGIRVAASEPVPEGAILPAVVTLKRAADEAVYRLMVEVVWCRREDERGWTVGLEVLESDDTEILEWLETIVRALDDD